CTGCACAATCTCGAGAAGAAGGGCTTCATCACCCGCAAGCACAATCACAGCCGCGCGCTCGAAGTCGCCGCCGCGGAACGCCCTCCTGAGTCGAGGGTGCTGAAACTGCTGGGCACGGTTGCCGCCGGCGCTCCGATCGAGGCGATCGAGGGCAGCGAGACGATCGCCGTGCCGGACGAATTCATCCGCCACGACAATACGTTCTGCCTGCGCGTGAAGGGCGACTCGATGATCGAAGACGGAATTCGTGATGGCGACTATATCATCGTCGAAGGGCGCGACACGGCCGACAATGGCGAGACGGTGGTGGCGTTGATCGGCGATGAAGCGACGGTCAAGAAGTTCTACCGCGAGTCAGGCGGCCAGATTCGCTTGCAGCCGGCGAACTCTGCAATGCAGCCCATCATGGTCGGCGAAGGCGACCTCGCGATTCGCGGCGTCGTCGTCGGCCTGATGCGCCACTACCGCTGAGTTGTTTTCGATTTCGCTTGCGACGCCGAGAGAGTTGCGTCACTTGCTGACCCGTACCCTGCCCTAGAGCGCGCGAATAGGACAGCGCGGCGACTGCCCCTGCAACGGTATGGTCACAAGAAAAGTAGATCCCTCTCTGAGCACCGAATGCACCCTGACGGTCCCATTCAGCGCGATCGCATTGCGCCGCACCA
The nucleotide sequence above comes from Candidatus Binatus sp.. Encoded proteins:
- the lexA gene encoding transcriptional repressor LexA, with product MATLTKRQKQLIDYLNQYISDHGYAPTLAEVGAYFGLSSLATVHKHLHNLEKKGFITRKHNHSRALEVAAAERPPESRVLKLLGTVAAGAPIEAIEGSETIAVPDEFIRHDNTFCLRVKGDSMIEDGIRDGDYIIVEGRDTADNGETVVALIGDEATVKKFYRESGGQIRLQPANSAMQPIMVGEGDLAIRGVVVGLMRHYR